The nucleotide window ATGGCGAGCAGGGAGATGAGGCGGTCTGAGAGGCGGTACTGGCGGGTTGCCGTCCAGGCGCCCAGCGCCACGCCCCCGGTCATGCCGATAAACGCACCAAGGAAGACTAGGCGCACGGAGGCCCCGATCTTGATGGAGACCAGGCTGTTGATGGACTCGCCCTTGGGGGTTACGCCCCAGTCCCAGTGCTGTACTACCGCACCCAGCCAGCGCACGTAGCGCTGCCCCACGGGTAACTCTGAGCTGATGTTGTAGGCGATGAGGTTGGCTCGGATAGCGTCCCAGTTGATCGTCGGATCCTCACGGCTCCAGTTGTTGGCCGGGTCAAGTGAGAAGGAGGCCAACAGGTATGCGAAGGACGTCGCTATGAACAGCAGGAGCGCGTAATTCACGATCCGTCTCAAGAGATAGGGGAACATTTCCTTCTCCTACTGGGATTTTGAGACCAGGGTAGGAGGCTGGGCTCTACCGGTGGTCCTATTACCTAGGCAGCGAGGCTACCGCGCCAGGGAGGGCGGCCACCTGTGGCTGACGGTTACGATACCCGCTTCGCACCCGTGTCTTCCCTGCAGATGGTCCTGGGGGAGGCTGGCCTCACGCCCGCCAAGGTGGCCGCAAGCGTCTTAACGTGCGGATCTTAGCAGGTCGTCATGACACCCTTTCCTGCACCTAAGGTCCCACTTAAGAGTTTCCGAACCCCATCCTGACGCATGTTTGTCAGTGCATAACGAGTCGGATCGGGCCGCTCCCACTTCTACTCACCACTGCTCAGCCAGGAGCGTATAGGAGTCACGCCGGGCCTGCGCATCGTGGATATTGCTCAACAGCACCAGTTCCTCCAGTTCCCAGGACTGGGCCAGGGCCCGCAGTCCGTCAGCAACCTCGGCGGGCTCACCCACTAGCGCTCTGGCCAGGCTGGCCTCCACCATGGTCTCCTTGCCGGGCGCTAAGGACTTCCATGCATCCAGGTCAGCGGTTGACGGCTCCAGGGGCGCGGGCTTGCCAGCCACCAGACGGGCTGCCACGGCCTGCGCCGTCGTGAACAGACGGCGAGCCTCGGCCCGCGTGGAGGCGACGGCGACCTGCACCGCTGCGGCAGAGCGCGGCTCAGCCCCCTGCGCCGAGGGGGCTTTGGCGTCAAAGACTGAGCGGTAGGCCATGATGGCAGCCTCAGCGTGCTGCGGGGCAAAGTGTGCGGCGGCCACGAAGGGCAACCCTAGGCGGCCCGCCACGCGCGCGCCATGGACGGAAGAACCCAGGATCCACACAGGCGGCTGGGTGCCTTCACCTGGTAGGGCACGCACCACTGGGCGGGAGAGGGCTGGCTGCTGGGCGGAGACTAATCCCTCGCGCCCCGAGCGGGAAAACACACCCAACTGGGTGGACAGGGAGCCGGGGACGTGCACGGCGCCTGGGGCGGCGTCGTCTAAATAGCTGAGAGTATCCAACACCTCGTCGCTGAAGCTGATGGGGTCGGCGGCCCGGCGGCACAGGGCCTTGGCGGTGAGGCGGTCGGTGCCGGGGGCACGGCCTAGTCCTAGGCCCACCCGGCCAGGGTGGATAGTGGCCAGGGTGCCGATCTGCTCGGCGACCACCAGCGGCGGGTGGTTGGGGAGCATGATGCCGCCGGAGACCACCTGGATGCGTTGGGTGGCATCCAGCACGTGCCCCATCAGCACGGTGGTGGCGGCGGCCAGGAAAGTAGTGGAGCCGTGATGCTCGGCGATCCAGTAGCGCTCATAGCCAACGTCCTCAGCGGTGCGAGCCAACTCCACCATCTCGTCCAGCGCCTGCGCGCGGCTGCGTCCGGCACTGACCGGCACCATGTCGAGCACAGACAGGACGGGACCTTTGCGGCTGCGACCGTGTGCGGGCGTCGCAGCCTGGTGGGACTCGGCGGTCTGGCGCATCATTGCGCTGGCGTCAGGGATCACGACGCCGGAGTCAGTGCTCATAGTTAAACCCTACGCGCCCCTGCGCGAGACCGGGACATACGCTCACAAGATGGAGCGATTCACCCCGAGGCCGCTCCAGCCCCCAAGACGGCGTCGCACGGAACCGACGGCGCCGTCATCACCCCCTGCACGGTAGGCAGCCCGCGCGGACCCGCCCTCAGATGTCTAGGCGCGGCAGCAGCACAGCCACCACCGACTTCAGCAGGTCACCAACCAGGAAGGGCAGCACACCGACGGCGAGCACCGCAGCCAGGGGCTTACCGGTAGCCACCAGCAGCCAGGCCACGCCCGGAACGTAGACGGCGGCAGAGGCAAGCAGAAAGAAGGGCAGCCGTAGCCAGGGCTTGCTGTTGCGGGCGGCACATCCAGCCACCACCCCAGCCAGGCAGTAGCCGAGCACATAACCGAAGGTGACCGTCACACCCCCCTTCCACCCGGCCAGCACCGGCGCCCCCAAGGCAGCCAGCGTCGCGAATAGCAGCGTGGAGGGCAGCGCGCGCCGCCAGCCGAGCAGCGCCCCGACCCCAAGCACAGCGAAGGTGCCTAGCGTGACCGGTACGGGAGTAAGCGGCAGGGACAGGCGCAGCTGCCCGATCAGGGTGATGGCAGCGGTGCCCGCCAGGATCAGCCCGATCTCACGTGCCGCGCTCAGCGGCAGACTAGGGGCGGCGGAAGCGGCAGTGGCAGTGGCTTGCGCAGCGGTCAGGGAGGCATCCTGTGGGCTTGTCGTCATATCACAGAGCGTAGACAGTAAGATCGGCATGATCTCCAGGCGTTCCAGACTGCACCTCCGCCCGCAATTTATGTATTTCCCACAAAGTGGGCGTTGGTTTAGTGGCACCCTAGTGGCACCGCAGACTGTTTCGTCCTGCCCTATCGCAGGCCCGCAGCGGTCAGGCCTGGGCCGCTGCTGGCAGGTGAGCCCCGATCCAGCCGAGGATGTCTGCGGTGACCTCGTCCCGGTTTGTCTCATTGAGGATCTCGTGGCGCGCCTGCGGGTAAAGCGTCATGGTCACATCCTTGACGCCAGCCTTGCGGTAGGCCGCAGCAACCTCCCGCACCCCGCGGCCCTGCCCACCAACCGGGTCCAGATCACCGGAAGCCAGCAAGATCGGCAGATCCTTGGGGGTACGGCCTATAACCTTGGGTGAGCAGACGGAGAGCGTCCCCCTGATGACGTCGTCATACAACGAGGCGGTGCAGACGAAGCCGCACATGGGGTCCATCAGGTAGGCGTCCACCTCCGCCTCGTCGCGGCTGAGCCAGTCAAAGCTGGTGCGCGAGGGCACGAAGCGCGAGTTGTAGCCACCGAAAATCAGCTGGTCGAGCATGCCAGACAGGTGGTGTTGCCCCTTAAGTAACTCCTGCCCGCGCACAAAGGCCCTGGCTACGTATCCTGCGGCACCGGGGCTGGCGCCTGTGCCGCTCAGGATCATGCCTGCAAGCTCGTCGCCATGCTTCGAGGCCAGGTCGCGTGCCAGAAAGGACCCCAGAGAATGCCCCAGCAAGAATACAGGGACCCCTGGGTAGGCGGCACTCTCTAGGCGCAGCATCGCGTCCAGGTCACCAACCACCGCCTCCCAGCCGTTCTTGGCGGCGAAGAAGCCTTTGTCCTCTGGGCGCACCACACTCTTGCCGTGACCGCGGTGGTCATTGACGTGGACAGCGAACCCGGCCGCCACCGCCGCAGCGGCAAAACGCTCGTAGCGGGCTCCGTGCTCGGCCAGCCCGTGCGCAATCTGGATCACGGCGCGGGGCGTCTGGTCGGTGGGGCGGGCGGGGTCACCTAGAGCACGCACGCCATCTGGTAGCCAGGAACGAACGTGGATGCAGACGCCGTCGTCAGCGGCCATTGAGGCGCTAAGTGCCTTCATACGCTCCGCTCCAAACGTGTTTCCCGTGGTTTTCCAGCCACAGCATAGACAACCAGTTAGATAGTTTCGTCACCCTGATGACCCAAGATCGTGACAGACCTTCTGTGTACGACCCCCAACCTCCCAGCCCGAAACTATAACCTTAACCAAATATCACTGTTGCCAGCACGCCAATGCGTCAGCAGCTCCCTCCCCAGTGTGCTGATTGCCATAGCGTGTACCCATGACCGTGCCCCGCTTCAGCCTCGTCCCCGCCGCCTACCTGCTGCTCCTGCGGGAGCGCGCCGGTGACACAGAGGTGCTACTGCAGCTGCGACAGAACACTGGCTACATGGATGGCTACTGGGCCTGCGGGGTAGCCGGGCACGTGGAACCAGGAGAATCCGTGCTGGCGACAGCGCTGCGCGAGGCGCAGGAGGAGGTGGGCGTGCACCTGACGCCCAGCGATCTGGTGCCACTGACCGTCATGCACCGTTCCAACGACGTCGGTGGCGCGGCCCTGGAGCAGCGCGCGGACTTCTTCTTCACCGCCAAGCGCTGGGAGGGTGAGCCGCGCGTGCAGGAGCAATCCAAGAATGCGGGTCTGTGCTGGTTCACGCTGGATGCCCTGCCAGAATTGGTGCCACCACACGAGCGGGAGGTGCTGGGGTGGCTGCACACCCAGCTGGCTGGGGGCACGCCGGTGCCTCCAGTGGTGGTCTTTGGCTTCGACGGCAAGCAGGTCAGCCGCTACGAGGTGGAGTACCCGCACTGAGGCTGCACGACGCCAAGCAACGGCCTCAACGTGTCACCTAAAGCCCGAGGAACTCCAAAATGGCGGGCAGCTCGCGGCGTGCCTGCACCAGGCCAGCCTCATAGGCGGTGACCACACGGTCGTAGCGCAACTCACCGTTGACGATGGGCATGCGCTCGGGCCGGTAAAGGTAGACGCGACCTTCTCGCTGCGCCTCCTCCAACGCCTCCAGGGTGCGGTTGTAGTTGTCAGGTCGGGCCAGGATCGCCTCAGCCACAGCCGGGTAGCTGCGGAAAACAGCCCGATAGGCCTGTGGGAGGCGGGCCTCAGGCTTGCGATAGCCCCGTTCACGAGTCATGACCACCAGCATCTTCTGGTAACCGTCTGCGGCTGCGGCGTCGGTGGCAAACCCCCCGGTGGGGCCCAGGGCGCCGTCCAGATAGGGAACGCCGTCGATCTCTGCCACGGGCATGAGTCCAGGCATGGAGGAGGATGCCTGGCAACGGGATAGCAGATCCGTTAGCTCCTGCAGGTCTTCCAGTCCCCAGTAAACCTCCTCGCCGGTGTCGCAGCGGAAAGCCCCCAGGCGGACAGTGGCCTGTGAGGCCTTGAAACTGGGCCAGTCGAAGGGGAAGAGTTGGCCGGGCTCAGCGGTATGCAGGTAAATGTGCTCGGAGTTGAAGTAGCCCTGATGGCGGACGAAGCTGCCCCAGCCGCCAGCGTTGGGATCGGCAGGCAGACCGACAAAGGCCTCACGCGCACGCCACAGGTCACGGGAGACCATGTTGACGGTGTTGGTGGTGCCAGCACTGATACCGCCGACCCATGGCAGGAAAAGCCCAGCCTCAAGCATGACTTGGACCAGGGCGGCAGTGTAAGTACCACGCATACCGCCGCCTTCAAAGACTAGGGCGGTGTCAGCCACGCACTGGGTGATGGGCGCAGGAGTATGGCCAGGCTCACCGTATGGCACAGGTTTAACAGAAGCATTCACGGCACTCCAGGCTACACACCTGGCCGGAACCAGGTACCCCCAGGTGAACCATCACGCACTGAACCTGACGATGACCTATGCGTCGTCGCGCTCCTGCTCACCGCCCCCACCCACGCCTAGCACTCCAGGCTCACGCTCCCAGCCAGAAAGCCCGCATGGCCTGCGCCATCCAGGCACCATCCTGTACGCCGCACAACTCCCGTTGGGAGTGCATAGACAACAAGGGCTGCCCCACGTCCACAGTGGTGACACCCAACTGCCCGGCGGTGATCGGCCCGATGGTCGTCCCGCAGGGCACGGCGCTGTTGGACACGAAGTCCTGGTTGGGTATGCCCGCCGCCCGGCAGGCACGCTTCCACACGGCGGCACCGACGGCATCGGTGGCGTAGCGCTGCTGGGCGTTGATCTTGAGCAGTGGCCCCGCGTTGAGACGCGGGCGCACAACCGGGTCGTGCAGACCACCGTAGTTAGGGTGGGCTGCGTGACCAGCATCGGCGGATACGCAGATAGAGCGGGCCAGCATG belongs to Actinomyces trachealis and includes:
- a CDS encoding LLM class flavin-dependent oxidoreductase, whose protein sequence is MRQTAESHQAATPAHGRSRKGPVLSVLDMVPVSAGRSRAQALDEMVELARTAEDVGYERYWIAEHHGSTTFLAAATTVLMGHVLDATQRIQVVSGGIMLPNHPPLVVAEQIGTLATIHPGRVGLGLGRAPGTDRLTAKALCRRAADPISFSDEVLDTLSYLDDAAPGAVHVPGSLSTQLGVFSRSGREGLVSAQQPALSRPVVRALPGEGTQPPVWILGSSVHGARVAGRLGLPFVAAAHFAPQHAEAAIMAYRSVFDAKAPSAQGAEPRSAAAVQVAVASTRAEARRLFTTAQAVAARLVAGKPAPLEPSTADLDAWKSLAPGKETMVEASLARALVGEPAEVADGLRALAQSWELEELVLLSNIHDAQARRDSYTLLAEQW
- a CDS encoding biotin transporter BioY, which codes for MTTSPQDASLTAAQATATAASAAPSLPLSAAREIGLILAGTAAITLIGQLRLSLPLTPVPVTLGTFAVLGVGALLGWRRALPSTLLFATLAALGAPVLAGWKGGVTVTFGYVLGYCLAGVVAGCAARNSKPWLRLPFFLLASAAVYVPGVAWLLVATGKPLAAVLAVGVLPFLVGDLLKSVVAVLLPRLDI
- a CDS encoding alpha/beta fold hydrolase codes for the protein MKALSASMAADDGVCIHVRSWLPDGVRALGDPARPTDQTPRAVIQIAHGLAEHGARYERFAAAAVAAGFAVHVNDHRGHGKSVVRPEDKGFFAAKNGWEAVVGDLDAMLRLESAAYPGVPVFLLGHSLGSFLARDLASKHGDELAGMILSGTGASPGAAGYVARAFVRGQELLKGQHHLSGMLDQLIFGGYNSRFVPSRTSFDWLSRDEAEVDAYLMDPMCGFVCTASLYDDVIRGTLSVCSPKVIGRTPKDLPILLASGDLDPVGGQGRGVREVAAAYRKAGVKDVTMTLYPQARHEILNETNRDEVTADILGWIGAHLPAAAQA
- a CDS encoding NUDIX hydrolase, producing MTVPRFSLVPAAYLLLLRERAGDTEVLLQLRQNTGYMDGYWACGVAGHVEPGESVLATALREAQEEVGVHLTPSDLVPLTVMHRSNDVGGAALEQRADFFFTAKRWEGEPRVQEQSKNAGLCWFTLDALPELVPPHEREVLGWLHTQLAGGTPVPPVVVFGFDGKQVSRYEVEYPH
- a CDS encoding patatin family protein, whose translation is MADTALVFEGGGMRGTYTAALVQVMLEAGLFLPWVGGISAGTTNTVNMVSRDLWRAREAFVGLPADPNAGGWGSFVRHQGYFNSEHIYLHTAEPGQLFPFDWPSFKASQATVRLGAFRCDTGEEVYWGLEDLQELTDLLSRCQASSSMPGLMPVAEIDGVPYLDGALGPTGGFATDAAAADGYQKMLVVMTRERGYRKPEARLPQAYRAVFRSYPAVAEAILARPDNYNRTLEALEEAQREGRVYLYRPERMPIVNGELRYDRVVTAYEAGLVQARRELPAILEFLGL